The following proteins are encoded in a genomic region of Musa acuminata AAA Group cultivar baxijiao chromosome BXJ2-11, Cavendish_Baxijiao_AAA, whole genome shotgun sequence:
- the LOC103972646 gene encoding putative ABC transporter C family member 15: protein MSHEEDVIHVPIDSNSLKEPLLQVQTSKETHAENKRSSLYGSASLVQLVTFSWLNPLLATGKRKPLEQNEVPDIDKNDCAEFLSHSFNCCLNNVKERYGLRTSSIYRAIFLFIWKKAAVNASFAVAAAGASYVGPSLIDNFVRLLGGDRQHGLKSGYILALAFLGAKVVETMCHRQWMFGALQLVMRLRAVLISHIYKKGIVLSSQSRQSLTSGEIINYMSVDIQRITDLMWFSNIIWMLPVQLALAIYVLHKNLGVGALAALAATTMIMVCNIPLTRAQKRYQSRIMEAKDARMKATAEVLRNMKILKLQAWDLPYLHKLEGLRNTEHNWLWMSLRLKAISSFISWGAPMFISVVTFGTCIIIGIPLTAGRVLSALATFGMLQEPIFTLPNMLSVLAQGKVSGDRIVKYLLEDEMRADVVEIVPRNEAEVAVEIDRGTFSWNQDSGCPTLENIHLKVRRGMKVAICGTVGSGKSSLLSCILGEIPKLGGSVKVSGSKAYVSQSPWILSGNVRENIVFGIPFDNEKYEKIIEVCALKKDFELFANGDLTQIGERGINMSGGQKQRIQLARAVYQDADIYLLDDPFSALDAHTGTQLFKDCLMGVLRDKTVLYVTHQVEFLPVADLILVMKDGKVAQAGLFNELLRQNIGFEVLVGAHSDALELILNAETSSKSLLAAEKNILEASSNDSDAEKTLNTSFQNIKKQESEHDICQDMADRGRLTQEEEREKGSISKDVYWSYLTAVRGGALVPIIVIAHIFFQVLQVASNYWMAWTSPPSTTTESTVGLKFLFLVYMLLSVGCSLCVLIRTTLLVKAGLLTSQNFFQKMLHSTLRAPMSFFDSTPSGRILSRASMDQSVLDLDLPWRLGWCAFSIIQILGTIAVMSQVAWPVFAILIPVTAICIWYQQYYIPTARELARLSEIQKAPILHHFVESLSGAVTIRAFGQKDRFSNTNLSLIDNHSRPWFHNISALEWLSFRLNLLSNFVFAFSLIVLVNMPEGFLNPSIAGLAVTYGLTLNSQLATIIWNICNVDNKIISVERIMQYSRIPSEAPLLIEGCRPTTNWPQVGTICFKNIEVRYAEHLPSVLKNITCIVPGRKKVGVVGRTGSGKSTLIQALFRIVEPREGTIEIDDVDICKIGLHDLRSRLSIIPQDPIMFEGTVRGNLDPLKEYSDSRIWEVLDKCQLGDMIRKNSKKLDSTVIENGENWSVGQRQLLCLGRALLKRSNILVLDEATASVDTATDGIIQETLREEFKDCTILTIAHRIHTVIDSDLILVLSKGKILEYDKPSTLLEREDSAFSKLIKEYSMRSQSFNNATQSK, encoded by the exons ATGTCTCATGAAGAAGACGTGATTCACGTACCAA TTGACTCCAATAGCTTGAAAGAACCATTGTTGCAAGTGCAAACATCAAAGGAGACGCATGCTGAGAACAAGAGGAGCTCCTTGTACGGGAGCGCAAGTCTTGTACAACTTGTGACCTTCTCATGGCTTAACCCACTTCTCGCTACTGGAAAGAGGAAACCTCTAGAGCAGAATGAAGTACCAGATATTGATAAAAATGATTGTGCTGAGTTCTTGTCTCACTCATTCAACTGTTGCCTAAATAACGTCAAAGAAAGATATGGCTTAAGAACTTCATCTATCTACAgagcaatcttcttgttcatctggaAGAAGGCAGCAGTCAATGCAAGCTTTGCAGTTGCAGCTGCAGGGGCCTCTTATGTTGGACCTTCACTGATTGACAACTTCGTTAGGCTCTTAGGAGGAGACAGGCAGCACGGATTGAAGAGTGGCTACATACTTGCACTAGCATTTCTTGGTGCCAAAGTTGTAGAGACCATGTGTCACAGACAATGGATGTTTGGAGCCCTACAGCTTGTAATGCGGTTAAGAGCTGTTCTAATATCCCATATATACAAAAAGGGCATCGTATTATCAAGCCAGTCTCGGCAGAGCCTAACAAGTGGGGAGATTATCAACTACATGAGTGTGGATATCCAAAGGATTACTGACCTGATGTGGTTTTCAAACATCATTTGGATGCTTCCTGTCCAGCTTGCACTAGCAATATATGTTCTTCATAAAAATCTTGGAGTTGGAGCTTTGGCTGCATTAGCAGCAACAACAATGATAATGGTATGCAATATTCCCTTAACTAGAGCACAAAAAAGATATCAGAGCAGAATCATGGAAGCTAAAGATGCACGAATGAAAGCAACTGCAGAAGTCCTCCGAAACATGAAAATCTTAAAACTTCAAGCCTGGGATCTGCCATACCTTCACAAGTTAGAAGGCCTGAGAAACACTGAGCACAATTGGCTGTGGATGTCTCTAAGACTGAAAGCAATTTCATCTTTTATATCCTGGGGAGCACCGATGTTCATATCAGTGGTGACTTTCGGAACATGTATAATCATAGGAATCCCTCTAACTGCAGGAAGAGTTTTGTCTGCATTGGCAACATTCGGAATGCTGCAAGAACCAATATTTACTCTCCCCAATATGCTTTCAGTACTTGCACAAGGAAAAGTTTCAGGTGACAGAATAGTAAAGTACCTGCTAGAAGACGAAATGAGAGCCGATGTGGTTGAAATTGTCCCCAGAAATGAAGCAGAGGTTGCTGTTGAGATTGATCGTGGGACATTTAGCTGGAACCAAGACTCTGGATGCCCCACACTTGAAAATATACATTTGAAGGTGCGTAGAGGAATGAAGGTGGCTATTTGTGGTACTGTTGGTTCGGGAAAGTCTAGTTTACTCTCATGCATCCTTGGAGAAATACCAAAGCTTGGAGGGAGTGTAAAAGTCAGTGGCAGCAAGGCATATGTTTCACAATCTCCATGGATACTATCAGGAAATGTCAGAGAAAACATTGTCTTCGgtattccttttgacaatgaaaaGTACGAAAAGATAATTGAAGTTTGTGCATTGAAGAAGGATTTTGAACTCTTTGCTAATGGGGACCTGACACAGATTGGAGAGAGAGGTATTAATATGAGCGGAGGACAGAAGCAAAGGATCCAGCTAGCTAGAGCAGTCTATCAGGATGCTGATATATACCTTCTTGATGACCCTTTCAGTGCTTTGGATGCTCATACAGGCACTCAACTGTTCAAG GATTGTTTGATGGGTGTCCTCAGAGACAAAACTGTGCTTTATGTTACCCATCAAGTCGAATTTCTTCCAGTAGCAGACCTTATCCTG GTAATGAAGGATGGAAAAGTTGCCCAGGCTggattgtttaatgaacttttaagACAAAACATCGGATTTGAGGTGTTAGTTGGAGCTCACAGTGATGCTCTTGAATTAATACTCAATGCAGAAACCTCAAGCAAATCATTACTAGCTGCAGAGAAAAATATACTAGAGGCATCAAGCAACGATTCTGATGCAGAAAAAACATTAAATACTTCATTCCAAaacatcaagaagcaagagtctgAACATGATATTTGTCAAGATATGGCTGATAGAGGGAGGCTAACacaagaagaggagagagagaaaggaagcaTTTCGAAAGATGTTTATTGGTCATACCTGACTGCAGTCCGAGGAGGAGCCTTGGTTCCCATAATAGTCATAGCACATATATTTTTCCAGGTACTGCAAGTAGCAAGCAACTATTGGATGGCATGGACTTCTCCTCCATCTACAACTACCGAATCTACAGTCGGACTCAAGTTTCTCTTCTTGGTGTACATGCTTCTCTCAGTTGGATGTTCATTGTGTGTGTTGATCCGAACAACTCTGCTCGTAAAAGCTGGCCTTTTGACATCTCAAAATTTTTTCCAAAAGATGCTCCACTCTACCCTTCGTGCTCCAATGTCTTTCTTTGACTCAACACCATCTGGGAGGATATTAAGCAGG GCCTCTATGGATCAAAGTGTGCTCGACTTAGATTTACCTTGGAGATTAGGTTGGTGTGCATTCTCAATTATACAGATTCTGGGGACTATTGCAGTCATGTCACAGGTTGCTTGGCCAGTTTTTGCAATATTAATTCCAGTGACAGCAATATGTATATGGTATCAA CAATACTACATACCCACTGCTAGAGAATTGGCTCGTTTGTCAGAAATCCAAAAAGCTCCGATCCTTCATCATTTTGTAGAATCACTCTCTGGTGCTGTAACTATTCGAGCATTTGGGCAGAAAGACCGTTTCAGCAATACAAACCTCAGCCTCATAGATAATCACTCAAGGCCATGGTTCCATAATATTTCAGCACTGGAGTGGCTCTCATTCAGATTGAATTTGTTATCCAACTTTGTGTTTGCTTTCTCATTGATTGTGCTTGTGAACATGCCAGAAGGATTTCTCAATCCAA GCATTGCAGGACTTGCTGTGACATATGGATTAACCCTCAACTCACAGCTAGCAACTATCATCTGGAATATATGCAACGTAGATAATAAAATTATCTCCGTTGAGAGAATTATGCAGTACTCAAGGATTCCTAGTGAAGCTCCTCTACTCATCGAAGGCTGCCGACCAACAACCAATTGGCCACAAGTTGGAACTATATGCTTCAAAAACATAGAG GTTAGATATGCTGAACATCTGCCATCAGTCTtgaaaaacataacatgtatagTTCCAGGAAGAAAAAAGGTTGGTGTTGTAGGACGAACTGGCAGTGGCAAATCAACTTTGATACAGGCTCTTTTCCGTATTGTTGAACCAAGAGAAGGAACCATTGAAATTGATGATGTAGACATCTGCAAGATAGGTCTCCATGACTTGCGCTCCAGACTAAGCATCATACCACAAGACCCAATTATGTTCGAGGGAACAGTGAGGGGAAATCTTGATCCATTGAAGGAATACTCAGATAGCAGGATATGGGAG GTTCTAGACAAGTGTCAGCTTGGTGATATGATACGAAAAAATAGCAAGAAGCTGGATTCAACAG TTATTGAAAATGGAGAAAACTGGAGTGTTGGACAGAGGCAGCTACTCTGTCTAGGAAGAGCACTGTTGAAGCGAAGCAACATTCTTGTTCTGGACGAAGCAACAGCCTCAGTTGATACTGCCACAGATGGAATCATCCAAGAAACACTACGTGAGGAATTCAAGGACTGTACAATTCTCACCATAGCTCACAGGATTCACACAGTCATAGATAGCGATCTCATTCTGGTCCTTAGCAAAG GAAAGATACTTGAATATGACAAACCATCCACGTTATTGGAAAGAGAAGATTCAGCATTTTCTAAGCTTATAAAGGAGTATTCAATGAGATCACAGAGCTTTAACAATGCAACACAGTCCAAGTAA
- the LOC135626836 gene encoding uncharacterized protein LOC135626836 isoform X1, whose translation MELSCVASPRGLYVFPSTSASSGCGFCRRDRRKVAGWSRRINASTEGSPEPIHTAGANKPQRRDFPTGGPAMDVSASPVSSGTTSTTVVERSLAGGGDYDFSVLEKLAAVVRLSYGIGIYGAMALASKFVCAISGTDWTGAFHPSPEAIVSGLCYAAPPIVALLFILDRTLLPPQDEVVKHSPHARAIRDVEDEELQNFFHGMSPWQLMLIVTASSIGEELFYRVAVQGTMADVFLRGTELMKDAHGITSLTGVLPLFVPFAQAFAAAITAALTGSLYYVATAAGDPIYVAAPVLSSPTGREDLKKLLAAWCERRQMKKIYSPLLEALLALYLGFEWIQTRNILAPMITHGMYSAVLLGHGLCRIHDGERQVKVESKNSNEPIVEQTR comes from the exons ATGGAGCTCAGCTGCGTCGCTTCTCCCCGTGGCCTCTACGTCTTCCCATCCACCTCTGCTTCTTCCGGATGTGGCTTCTGCCGCCGGGATAGGAGGAAGGTTGCTGGATGGTCTAGAAGAATCAATGCGTCGACGGAGGGAAGCCCCGAGCCGATCCACACCGCAGGCGCCAACAAGCCACAGCGTAGGGATTTCCCCACCGGCGGTCCCGCGATGGACGTGTCCGCGTCGCCGGTATCTTCGGGTACCACGAGCACCACCGTTGTCGAGCGGAGCCTCGCTGGCGGCGGGGACTACGATTTCTCAGTCTTGGAGAAGCTGGCCGCCGTCGTCAGGCTTAGCTACGGGATAG GCATATACGGAGCCATGGCGCTCGCGAGCAAGTTCGTATGCGCCATCTCGGGGACGGATTGGACAGGCGCGTTCCATCCGTCGCCGGAAGCGATCGTGAGCGGCCTCTGTTATGCTGCTCCACCAATAGTGGCTCTGCTCTTCATCCTAGAT CGGACATTGTTACCCCCACAGGACGAGGTCGTGAAGCATTCACCTCATGCTCGTGCTATTAGAGATGTGGAGGACGAGGAGCTCCAGAACTTCTTCCATGGCATGTCACCATGGCAG CTCATGCTCATTGTTACTGCGAGTTCAATCGGGGAGGAGCTCTTTTATCGGGTTGCTGTTCAG GGAACAATGGCTGATGTGTTCTTGAGGGGCACCGAGCTCATGAAAGATGCACATGGAATCACATCTCTG ACTGGTGTTCTGCCTCTGTTTGTCCCCTTTGCTCAAGCATTTGCTGCTGCTATCACGGCTGCTCTTACAGGGTCATTGTATTATGTTGCTACAGCTGCCGGCG ATCCTATTTATGTGGCTGCACCAGTGCTAAGTTCTCCCACTGGCCGTGAAGATCTCAAGAAGCTTCTTGCGG CTTGGTGTGAAAGAAGGCAAATGAAGAAGATATATTCTCCACTTCTGGAAGCTTTGCTAGCTCTCTACCTTGGATTCGAATGGATTCAG ACTCGTAATATtctagcgcctatgatcacacatGGGATGTATTCTGCTGTTTTGCTGGGACATGGGCTCTGCAGGATTCATGATGGGGAAAGGCAAGTGAAGGTGGAGTCGAAGAACTCCAATGAACCAATCGTAGAGCAAACAAGATGA
- the LOC135626836 gene encoding uncharacterized protein LOC135626836 isoform X2, with protein sequence MELSCVASPRGLYVFPSTSASSGCGFCRRDRRKVAGWSRRINASTEGSPEPIHTAGANKPQRRDFPTGGPAMDVSASPVSSGTTSTTVVERSLAGGGDYDFSVLEKLAAVVRLSYGIGIYGAMALASKFVCAISGTDWTGAFHPSPEAIVSGLCYAAPPIVALLFILDDEVVKHSPHARAIRDVEDEELQNFFHGMSPWQLMLIVTASSIGEELFYRVAVQGTMADVFLRGTELMKDAHGITSLTGVLPLFVPFAQAFAAAITAALTGSLYYVATAAGDPIYVAAPVLSSPTGREDLKKLLAAWCERRQMKKIYSPLLEALLALYLGFEWIQTRNILAPMITHGMYSAVLLGHGLCRIHDGERQVKVESKNSNEPIVEQTR encoded by the exons ATGGAGCTCAGCTGCGTCGCTTCTCCCCGTGGCCTCTACGTCTTCCCATCCACCTCTGCTTCTTCCGGATGTGGCTTCTGCCGCCGGGATAGGAGGAAGGTTGCTGGATGGTCTAGAAGAATCAATGCGTCGACGGAGGGAAGCCCCGAGCCGATCCACACCGCAGGCGCCAACAAGCCACAGCGTAGGGATTTCCCCACCGGCGGTCCCGCGATGGACGTGTCCGCGTCGCCGGTATCTTCGGGTACCACGAGCACCACCGTTGTCGAGCGGAGCCTCGCTGGCGGCGGGGACTACGATTTCTCAGTCTTGGAGAAGCTGGCCGCCGTCGTCAGGCTTAGCTACGGGATAG GCATATACGGAGCCATGGCGCTCGCGAGCAAGTTCGTATGCGCCATCTCGGGGACGGATTGGACAGGCGCGTTCCATCCGTCGCCGGAAGCGATCGTGAGCGGCCTCTGTTATGCTGCTCCACCAATAGTGGCTCTGCTCTTCATCCTAGAT GACGAGGTCGTGAAGCATTCACCTCATGCTCGTGCTATTAGAGATGTGGAGGACGAGGAGCTCCAGAACTTCTTCCATGGCATGTCACCATGGCAG CTCATGCTCATTGTTACTGCGAGTTCAATCGGGGAGGAGCTCTTTTATCGGGTTGCTGTTCAG GGAACAATGGCTGATGTGTTCTTGAGGGGCACCGAGCTCATGAAAGATGCACATGGAATCACATCTCTG ACTGGTGTTCTGCCTCTGTTTGTCCCCTTTGCTCAAGCATTTGCTGCTGCTATCACGGCTGCTCTTACAGGGTCATTGTATTATGTTGCTACAGCTGCCGGCG ATCCTATTTATGTGGCTGCACCAGTGCTAAGTTCTCCCACTGGCCGTGAAGATCTCAAGAAGCTTCTTGCGG CTTGGTGTGAAAGAAGGCAAATGAAGAAGATATATTCTCCACTTCTGGAAGCTTTGCTAGCTCTCTACCTTGGATTCGAATGGATTCAG ACTCGTAATATtctagcgcctatgatcacacatGGGATGTATTCTGCTGTTTTGCTGGGACATGGGCTCTGCAGGATTCATGATGGGGAAAGGCAAGTGAAGGTGGAGTCGAAGAACTCCAATGAACCAATCGTAGAGCAAACAAGATGA
- the LOC135626836 gene encoding uncharacterized protein LOC135626836 isoform X3 — MELSCVASPRGLYVFPSTSASSGCGFCRRDRRKVAGWSRRINASTEGSPEPIHTAGANKPQRRDFPTGGPAMDVSASPVSSGTTSTTVVERSLAGGGDYDFSVLEKLAAVVRLSYGIGIYGAMALASKFVCAISGTDWTGAFHPSPEAIVSGLCYAAPPIVALLFILDRTLLPPQDEVVKHSPHARAIRDVEDEELQNFFHGMSPWQLMLIVTASSIGEELFYRVAVQGTMADVFLRGTELMKDAHGITSLTGVLPLFVPFAQAFAAAITAALTGSLYYVATAAGDPIYVAAPVLSSPTGREDLKKLLAGVDVMQLGVKEGK; from the exons ATGGAGCTCAGCTGCGTCGCTTCTCCCCGTGGCCTCTACGTCTTCCCATCCACCTCTGCTTCTTCCGGATGTGGCTTCTGCCGCCGGGATAGGAGGAAGGTTGCTGGATGGTCTAGAAGAATCAATGCGTCGACGGAGGGAAGCCCCGAGCCGATCCACACCGCAGGCGCCAACAAGCCACAGCGTAGGGATTTCCCCACCGGCGGTCCCGCGATGGACGTGTCCGCGTCGCCGGTATCTTCGGGTACCACGAGCACCACCGTTGTCGAGCGGAGCCTCGCTGGCGGCGGGGACTACGATTTCTCAGTCTTGGAGAAGCTGGCCGCCGTCGTCAGGCTTAGCTACGGGATAG GCATATACGGAGCCATGGCGCTCGCGAGCAAGTTCGTATGCGCCATCTCGGGGACGGATTGGACAGGCGCGTTCCATCCGTCGCCGGAAGCGATCGTGAGCGGCCTCTGTTATGCTGCTCCACCAATAGTGGCTCTGCTCTTCATCCTAGAT CGGACATTGTTACCCCCACAGGACGAGGTCGTGAAGCATTCACCTCATGCTCGTGCTATTAGAGATGTGGAGGACGAGGAGCTCCAGAACTTCTTCCATGGCATGTCACCATGGCAG CTCATGCTCATTGTTACTGCGAGTTCAATCGGGGAGGAGCTCTTTTATCGGGTTGCTGTTCAG GGAACAATGGCTGATGTGTTCTTGAGGGGCACCGAGCTCATGAAAGATGCACATGGAATCACATCTCTG ACTGGTGTTCTGCCTCTGTTTGTCCCCTTTGCTCAAGCATTTGCTGCTGCTATCACGGCTGCTCTTACAGGGTCATTGTATTATGTTGCTACAGCTGCCGGCG ATCCTATTTATGTGGCTGCACCAGTGCTAAGTTCTCCCACTGGCCGTGAAGATCTCAAGAAGCTTCTTGCGG GTGTTGATGTTATGCAGCTTGGTGTGAAAGAAGGCAAATGA
- the LOC135626837 gene encoding transcription factor bHLH96-like has translation MTLEALASAGLPPFFFYDTITATTSHHSGRASSSRFHNAGGDDVVGGYSGGTDERRQSAEVAGQGRRKRRRQRTHKNKEDAENQRMTHIAVERNRRRQMNEHLAVLRSLMPDSYIQRGDQASIVGGAIDFVKELEQLLQSLEAQKRTLQQRQAGKPESSPATADGGSRSSSSHSHGVDSPPFAQFFTFPQYGWRHAAAHDYPQPEDQLLPALADIEVTLIETHANVRILSPKRPHQLVKIVCGLQDLKLSILHLSLTTLDAMVLYSLSVKVEEGCNLATVDDIAAAIHRMLCLIQAEATAAAQ, from the exons ATGACACTGGAAGCATTGGCTTCCGCCGGgcttcctcccttcttcttctacGACACCATCACCGCCACCACATCACACCATTCTGGTCGCGCCTCGAGTTCGAGGTTCCACAATGCCGGCGGCGACGATGTAGTGGGTGGCTACTCCGGAGGCACGGACGAAAGGAGGCAGAGCGCGGAAGTAGCAGGGCAAGGAAGGAGGAAGCGGCGGAGGCAGAGGACGCACAAGAACAAGGAGGACGCGGAGAACCAGAGGATGACCCACATTGCCGTCGAGCGCAATCGCCGCCGGCAGATGAACGAGCACCTCGCTGTGCTGCGCTCGCTCATGCCCGATTCCTACATCCAAAGG GGTGACCAGGCCTCCATTGTCGGAGGAGCTATCGATTTCGTGAAGGAGCTGGAGCAGCTTCTCCAATCACTCGAAGCACAGAAGAGAACGCTACAGCAGCGCCAAGCAGGGAAGCCCGAGAGCTCTCCAGCGACCGCAGACGGCGGaagcaggagcagcagcagccACAGCCATGGGGTCGATTCCCCTCCCTTCGCTCAGTTCTTCACCTTCCCCCAGTACGGCTGGCGCCACGCCGCAGCTCACGACTACCCTCAACCGGAGGACCAGCTGCTGCCGGCGTTGGCCGACATCGAGGTGACCTTGATCGAGACGCACGCGAACGTCCGAATCCTGTCGCCGAAGAGGCCCCACCAGCTCGTCAAGATAGTGTGTGGGCTTCAGGACCTCAAGCTTTCCATACTTCACCTCAGTCTCACTACCCTGGACGCCATGGTGCTCTACTCCCTCAGCGTCAAG GTGGAAGAAGGGTGCAATCTGGCCACCGTCGATGACATTGCCGCTGCCATCCACCGTATGCTTTGTCTGATTCAAGCTGAGGCGACTGCTGCAGCCCAGTAG
- the LOC103972196 gene encoding E3 ubiquitin-protein ligase Os04g0590900, with amino-acid sequence MAFTEDQQTWVPHVPTTDCSMGLCSFYCPQWCYVIFPPPPPVEFSGDDSGPTFSPLVISIIGVLAGAFLLVCYYTIVSRYCGTFDSLRRWIDPPGADNRDHGDGSVGHSRRRDGWHTSPKDGLDEALIGKIAVYKYRRGDDTVQGTDCSVCLSEFREDDSLRLLPKCSHAFHLRCIDTWLRSHSNCPLCRADIVSVPPQLPAAPESENSVRAEDTERTDEMVLTIEDEETQPAGSSADAATDPPQVYCDPVAVEEADTIVEIGDDDTQLTRRSFSMDAARGSRVSIADVLRTSMEDELFVVSGSSSRRAAGEHSKVRGLHCALNPVLMKRSISNGRFRLTRHGKRRNGLSVQESPE; translated from the coding sequence ATGGCGTTCACCGAAGACCAGCAAACTTGGGTTCCACATGTGCCGACGACGGACTGCTCCATGGGCTTGTGTAGCTTCTACTGCCCCCAGTGGTGCTATGTCATTTTCCCACCACCTCCCCCTGTCGAATTCTCCGGCGACGACTCCGGCCCCACCTTCTCCCCGCTCGTGATCTCCATCATCGGCGTCCTCGCGGGCGCTTTCCTCCTCGTCTGCTACTACACCATCGTCTCCAGATACTGCGGCACCTTTGACTCGCTGCGACGCTGGATCGATCCTCCGGGCGCGGACAACCGCGATCACGGTGACGGTAGCGTCGGCCACTCTCGCCGACGTGATGGTTGGCATACCTCCCCGAAGGACGGGCTCGACGAGGCCTTGATCGGTAAGATTGCGGTCTACAAGTATCGGAGAGGCGATGATACGGTGCAGGGCACGGATTGCTCCGTCTGCCTCAGCGAGTTCCGGGAGGATGACAGCCTCCGGTTGCTCCCCAAGTGCAGCCACGCCTTTCACCTCCGGTGCATCGACACTTGGCTGAGATCGCACTCCAATTGCCCTCTCTGCCGAGCCGATATCGTGTCGGTGCCGCCTCAGTTGCCGGCTGCTCCAGAGTCGGAGAACAGCGTTCGGGCCGAAGACACGGAACGCACAGATGAGATGGTTCTAACCATAGAGGACGAGGAGACGCAACCTGCTGGAAGCAGTGCGGACGCAGCGACTGATCCTCCGCAGGTCTACTGTGATCCGGTAGCGGTGGAGGAGGCCGACACCATAGTTGAGATCGGTGATGACGATACCCAACTAACGAGGCGATCGTTCTCCATGGACGCTGCGCGTGGCAGCCGGGTCTCGATCGCCGACGTCCTACGAACGAGCATGGAGGACGAACTGTTCGTTGTCAGCGGCAGCTCGTCGAGGCGAGCTGCAGGCGAGCACAGTAAGGTAAGGGGCTTGCATTGTGCCCTGAACCCAGTCCTGATGAAGAGGTCGATCTCCAACGGGAGGTTCCGCTTAACGAGGCACGGAAAGCGAAGGAATGGCCTTTCAGTACAAGAATCTCCTGAATAG
- the LOC103972197 gene encoding 28 kDa ribonucleoprotein, chloroplastic, producing the protein MAAAAATASTFSFGSLPLPRAKPSSFSICSVKPLISLCTPAGFSIPRSSSLLHPFPLPAKRRASCGFLRCSAVQDVAVEPEPAAAAVEEDEIGEKRRKVYVVNLPWDFSAPDIEKLFAQCGTVKDVEIIKQKNGKSRGFAFVTMASGEEARTAVDKLDAYELTGRIIRVEFAKSFRKPPPSPPPGAVAIEPRHKIYVSNLAWKARSVNLKEFFEKFKPLSARVVFENPTGRSAGYGFVGFATKEEAEAAISELDGKELLGRPVRLRISQRTEDKSESEPGDSDSTNELSDES; encoded by the exons ATGGCGGCCGCGGCAGCGACGGCGTCGACGTTCTCCTTCGGCTCCCTCCCCCTTCCAAGAGCTAAACCGTCTTCTTTCTCCATCTGCTCCGTTAAGCCCCTCATTTCCCTTTGTACCCCTGCCGGCTTCTCTATTCCCCGGTCGTCCTCCCTCCTCCACCCCTTCCCTCTCCCCGCCAAGAGGCGGGCCAGTTGCGGCTTCCTCCGGTGCTCCGCGGTCCAAGATGTTGCTGTGGAGCCGGAgccggcggcggcggctgtggaggAGGATGAGATCGGGGAGAAACGGCGGAAAGTCTACGTGGTGAACTTGCCGTGGGACTTCTCCGCGCCGGACATCGAGAAGCTCTTCGCCCAGTGCGGCACTGTCAAAGATGTCGAG ATAATTAAGCAGAAGAATGGAAAAAGCAGGGGCTTTGCCTTTGTCACGATGGCGTCCGGGGAGGAGGCACGCACTGCTGTGGACAAGTTGGACGCATAT GAGTTGACGGGAAGGATAATCAGGGTAGAATTTGCGAAGAGCTTCAGGAAACCACCACCTTCTCCCCCACCAGGTGCAGTTGCAATTGagccacgtcacaagatctatgtaTCGAATCTTGCTTGGAAAGCCAGGTCTGTCAACCTGAAAGAGTTCTTTGAAAAGTTTAAACCCCTCTCGGCCAGAGTAGTTTTTGAAAACCCAACAGGAAGATCTGCTGGATATGGCTTTGTTGGTTTCGCCACAAAGGAGGAAGCAGAAGCAGCCATTTCTGAACTGGATGGGAAG GAATTGTTGGGCAGACCTGTTCGTTTGAGAATAAGTCAAAGGACTGAGGATAAATCTGAAAGTGAACCTGGGGATTCAGACAGCACAAATGAACTATCAGATGAGTCTTAG